One window from the genome of Natronomonas pharaonis DSM 2160 encodes:
- a CDS encoding pyridoxamine 5'-phosphate oxidase family protein — translation MAIDRRTEMSSEETDEFLGTHETGVLSLARSDEPYSIPISYGYDQSDRQFYMRLISTPQSEKRQFLDSAPDARLVVYDEADDTYRSVIATGVLERVDPDELTADDIRQYGDARRPLFEIWPQQKGNLDIELYRLVPESLSGRVVVVSR, via the coding sequence ATGGCAATCGACCGCCGGACCGAGATGTCCTCCGAGGAAACCGACGAGTTTCTCGGGACCCACGAGACGGGGGTGCTCTCCCTCGCACGGTCGGACGAGCCGTACTCGATTCCGATATCCTACGGCTACGACCAGTCGGACAGGCAGTTCTACATGCGGCTTATTTCGACCCCACAGAGCGAAAAGCGGCAGTTTCTCGATTCCGCTCCCGACGCCCGTCTCGTTGTCTACGATGAGGCCGACGACACGTACCGAAGCGTCATCGCGACCGGCGTGCTTGAGCGTGTCGACCCGGACGAACTGACGGCCGACGACATCCGGCAGTACGGCGACGCGAGGCGGCCGCTGTTCGAAATCTGGCCACAGCAGAAAGGGAACCTCGATATCGAACTGTACCGTCTCGTTCCCGAATCCCTCAGCGGGCGCGTTGTCGTCGTCTCACGCTGA
- a CDS encoding molybdopterin-dependent oxidoreductase: MSDQFDTLDRSHVAGDAGGDLRALAERHGLDTLDRETACSSGEPIEGRWRGVPLSALLDAADPEATHLVVEAADGFRVCVPVADALFGILAVERLDAPDEGLPRLVVPSVDGPRMAKHVRRLDTERLPPGTEPETLERLAPDSE; this comes from the coding sequence ATGTCCGACCAGTTTGACACGCTCGACCGCTCGCACGTCGCCGGTGATGCCGGCGGTGACCTCCGAGCACTCGCCGAGCGCCATGGGCTCGACACGCTCGACCGCGAGACGGCCTGTTCAAGCGGCGAGCCCATCGAGGGCCGCTGGCGCGGCGTTCCGCTTTCGGCGCTGCTCGATGCTGCCGACCCCGAAGCGACCCATCTCGTCGTCGAGGCTGCCGACGGTTTTCGGGTCTGTGTGCCGGTCGCGGACGCCCTATTCGGTATCTTGGCTGTCGAGCGGCTCGATGCGCCCGACGAGGGGCTGCCGCGACTCGTCGTTCCGTCCGTCGATGGTCCCCGGATGGCGAAACACGTTCGACGGCTCGACACCGAGCGGCTGCCGCCGGGGACAGAGCCGGAAACGTTAGAACGGCTCGCCCCCGACTCCGAGTGA
- a CDS encoding DUF7511 domain-containing protein gives MSSSQASGTDEAMRPHTLEAIPADADDACGEYTFVPRDAEGDERLTRWLTAEEDAIVDLSEWR, from the coding sequence ATGTCGAGCTCCCAGGCGAGCGGCACCGACGAGGCGATGCGTCCGCACACGCTTGAGGCGATTCCCGCCGACGCGGACGACGCCTGCGGCGAGTACACGTTCGTGCCCCGGGACGCGGAGGGCGACGAGCGGCTCACGCGATGGCTAACAGCCGAGGAAGACGCCATCGTAGACCTCTCCGAGTGGCGCTAG
- a CDS encoding TIGR04053 family radical SAM/SPASM domain-containing protein produces the protein MSTGAPIPSPRDIDTSQRPFVLIWEVTQACELACDHCRADAKPSRHPDELTTAEGKRLLDSAAEFGDGQLVVLSGGDPMKRDDLVELVRYGTKQGLRMTLTPSGTEALTPDNIAALVDAGLQRMALSVDAPATAHDRFRGEAGSFERTREAAEAARDAGIPLQTNTTVCATTVETLPAVREFVAEVGAVLWSVFFLVPVGRGQILDPIQPERAESVLEWLQDVSEAAPFGVKTTEAPHYRRVALQRNGSATDAPDADAIGRRGGIIAGDGFAFVSHTGELFPSGFLPKSAGNVTDSDLVSLYQDSTLFESLRDRDRLKGKCGACEFRHVCGGSRSRAYAVTGDPLASDPLCAYRPSGYDGPLPDRQAAADR, from the coding sequence ATGAGCACCGGCGCCCCCATCCCCTCTCCACGCGACATCGACACGTCCCAGCGGCCGTTCGTTCTCATCTGGGAGGTAACGCAGGCATGTGAACTCGCCTGCGACCACTGTCGGGCCGACGCGAAGCCGAGCCGCCATCCCGATGAGCTAACGACGGCGGAGGGAAAGCGGCTGCTCGATTCGGCGGCCGAGTTCGGCGACGGCCAGCTGGTCGTTCTTTCGGGTGGCGACCCGATGAAACGCGATGACCTCGTCGAGTTGGTCCGCTATGGGACCAAACAGGGGCTGCGGATGACACTGACACCGAGTGGAACCGAAGCGTTGACACCGGACAACATTGCGGCGCTGGTCGATGCCGGGCTCCAGCGGATGGCACTCAGTGTCGACGCCCCAGCGACGGCCCACGACCGGTTTCGCGGCGAAGCGGGGAGCTTCGAGCGGACTCGTGAGGCCGCCGAGGCCGCCCGCGATGCGGGCATCCCACTACAAACAAACACGACCGTCTGTGCGACGACGGTTGAGACGCTCCCGGCCGTCCGGGAGTTCGTCGCAGAGGTCGGGGCAGTCCTGTGGTCGGTCTTCTTCCTCGTTCCCGTGGGCAGAGGGCAGATACTTGACCCTATCCAGCCGGAGCGGGCCGAATCAGTGCTGGAGTGGCTACAGGACGTCTCCGAGGCGGCTCCCTTCGGTGTCAAGACGACGGAAGCACCGCACTACCGGCGCGTCGCGCTCCAGCGGAACGGGTCGGCGACCGACGCTCCCGACGCGGACGCCATCGGCCGCCGCGGCGGCATCATTGCCGGGGACGGCTTCGCGTTCGTCTCACATACTGGTGAGCTGTTCCCCTCAGGGTTCCTTCCGAAATCAGCCGGCAACGTCACTGACAGCGACCTCGTTTCCCTGTATCAGGATTCGACGCTCTTCGAGTCGCTGCGGGACAGAGACCGTCTGAAGGGCAAATGCGGGGCCTGCGAGTTTCGACACGTCTGCGGCGGCAGCCGCTCGCGGGCGTACGCGGTGACTGGTGACCCGCTGGCGAGCGACCCGCTGTGTGCCTACCGGCCGTCCGGGTACGACGGCCCGCTTCCGGACCGGCAGGCGGCCGCCGACAGGTAG
- a CDS encoding DUF2249 domain-containing protein, with protein sequence MGETLDVRDIPPSDRHPKIHAAFEALAAGETLTIVNDHEPKPLFYEFQAEVESFDADGYEVEQASPNEFRAHFPKH encoded by the coding sequence ATGGGCGAAACACTCGACGTTCGTGACATCCCGCCGTCGGACCGGCATCCGAAGATACACGCTGCCTTCGAGGCGTTGGCGGCCGGCGAAACGCTGACCATCGTCAACGACCACGAGCCGAAGCCGCTGTTCTATGAGTTTCAGGCGGAGGTTGAGTCGTTCGACGCCGACGGCTACGAGGTCGAGCAGGCGTCACCGAACGAGTTCCGGGCACACTTCCCGAAACACTAG
- a CDS encoding winged helix-turn-helix domain-containing protein produces the protein MSAELHRNDPTRTTQRDTATPGDCEAVLAALEDPDCRALLEATTDEALTAQELTERCDIPRSTTYRKVEQLTDAGLLEERVRISTNGKHASEYRRTFDDVTISLCESEGVTVGISRATASPATGD, from the coding sequence ATGTCAGCGGAACTCCATCGGAACGACCCCACGCGAACGACGCAACGTGACACGGCGACGCCGGGCGACTGCGAAGCAGTCCTCGCGGCGCTTGAGGACCCGGACTGTCGGGCGCTGCTCGAAGCGACAACGGACGAGGCGCTGACCGCACAAGAGCTCACAGAGCGGTGCGACATTCCGCGGTCGACGACCTACCGAAAAGTCGAGCAACTGACGGACGCCGGGCTCCTCGAAGAGCGGGTCCGAATCAGCACGAACGGAAAACACGCAAGCGAGTATCGCCGAACCTTCGACGACGTGACGATTTCGCTGTGTGAGTCGGAGGGCGTGACCGTCGGCATCTCGCGGGCAACTGCGTCGCCTGCCACGGGTGATTGA
- a CDS encoding DUF7560 family zinc ribbon protein — protein sequence MSEYIFSCPGCGQEIEVNGSMREAILSSGCPVCTTGVEKAAFESTSEATR from the coding sequence ATGAGTGAGTATATCTTCAGTTGTCCGGGCTGCGGCCAAGAAATCGAGGTCAACGGCTCGATGCGCGAGGCAATTCTCTCCAGCGGCTGTCCAGTCTGTACAACGGGCGTCGAGAAGGCGGCGTTCGAGTCGACCTCCGAGGCGACACGGTAG
- a CDS encoding TIGR04347 family pseudo-SAM/SPASM protein, producing MISVSTLLCDHAADGNQLRYNVDTGTDNPVSEEPQRRPVVVWNTTNRCNLKCVHCYAGAETEAKAGELTTTEGKRLLDDLADYGAPVVLFSGGEPMVREDLTELVAYAADAGIRPVLSTNGTLLTEERARELKEAGLAYAGVSVDGLAERNDEFRGVDGAFQAAVEGIESCLDVGLKTGLRYTVTGQNVDDLDGVVDLLTDVGLDRFCFYHLSYSGRGETLSDIDLDAAERREVVKRICDRTLRSHRNGDEIETLLVGNYADAAYIVEYARREFGDEAAERVYKRLEQNGGDPTGERVAAVDCLGNVHPTQFWRTYSLGNVRDRPFSDIWEDESNPLLRAVRNRPENLTGKCADCQYKEICRGGSRLRALASGNGLFGPDPQCYLDEAERQGTRPPASAD from the coding sequence ATGATTTCGGTCAGCACGCTGCTTTGTGACCACGCGGCTGACGGCAACCAGCTCCGCTACAACGTCGACACGGGTACCGACAACCCGGTCTCCGAGGAGCCCCAGCGGCGGCCGGTCGTGGTCTGGAACACGACAAACCGGTGCAACCTCAAGTGCGTACACTGCTATGCCGGCGCCGAAACCGAGGCCAAAGCCGGCGAACTGACGACGACGGAGGGCAAGCGGCTGCTCGATGACCTAGCCGACTACGGTGCGCCGGTCGTGCTCTTTTCAGGTGGCGAGCCGATGGTTCGCGAAGACCTCACTGAGCTCGTCGCCTACGCCGCCGACGCCGGTATCAGGCCAGTGCTGTCGACCAACGGGACGCTACTGACAGAGGAGCGTGCTCGCGAGCTAAAGGAGGCTGGCCTCGCGTACGCCGGCGTCTCAGTCGACGGCCTCGCCGAGCGCAACGACGAATTCCGCGGCGTCGATGGGGCGTTCCAAGCGGCCGTCGAAGGCATCGAATCCTGTCTTGACGTCGGGCTGAAGACCGGGCTCCGGTATACCGTCACGGGTCAGAACGTCGACGACCTCGACGGCGTCGTCGACCTCCTGACCGATGTCGGCCTCGACCGGTTCTGCTTCTACCACCTCTCCTACAGCGGCCGCGGCGAGACGCTGAGCGACATCGACCTCGATGCCGCCGAACGCCGCGAGGTCGTAAAGCGCATCTGCGACCGGACGCTGCGGTCCCACCGAAACGGCGACGAAATCGAGACGCTACTGGTCGGCAACTACGCTGACGCGGCGTACATTGTCGAGTACGCCCGGCGGGAGTTCGGAGACGAAGCCGCCGAGCGTGTCTACAAACGGCTCGAACAGAACGGCGGCGACCCCACCGGCGAGCGTGTCGCCGCTGTCGACTGTCTGGGGAACGTCCACCCGACGCAGTTCTGGCGGACCTACAGCCTCGGCAACGTCCGCGACCGGCCGTTCTCGGATATCTGGGAAGACGAGTCGAACCCCCTGCTCCGTGCGGTCCGGAACCGCCCGGAGAACCTCACCGGCAAGTGTGCCGACTGCCAGTACAAAGAAATCTGTCGCGGCGGCTCCCGGCTCCGGGCGCTGGCGTCGGGGAACGGCCTCTTCGGCCCCGACCCGCAGTGTTACCTCGACGAAGCAGAGCGGCAGGGGACCCGCCCACCGGCCAGCGCCGACTGA
- a CDS encoding helix-turn-helix domain-containing protein, which yields MGLEAAVKIPNPEQCPVADVSAEADARVGDVSWSGVPNDDGSVVEEFELDTDADPPDDMEKVFGDNRYSIYRFDRAGDAPCICQRIETFGCPVADVEAVDGSLRIVFRPADVESLQEIVGTLQREFGGIQLEHLVQSSEPTEGETVVVDRGRLTDRQREVLETAYEMGYFEHPKGANAGEVADELGINSATLRGHLSAAQSKLLDEMLA from the coding sequence ATGGGACTCGAAGCGGCGGTTAAAATACCGAATCCGGAGCAGTGCCCGGTCGCCGACGTTTCGGCCGAAGCCGACGCCAGAGTCGGAGACGTGTCGTGGAGCGGCGTCCCGAACGACGACGGCAGCGTCGTCGAGGAGTTCGAACTCGACACGGACGCCGACCCGCCGGACGACATGGAAAAAGTGTTCGGAGACAACCGGTACAGCATCTATCGGTTCGACCGTGCGGGCGACGCCCCGTGCATCTGCCAGCGCATCGAGACGTTCGGCTGTCCGGTCGCCGATGTCGAGGCCGTCGACGGGAGCCTTCGAATCGTCTTCCGGCCGGCGGATGTTGAATCACTACAGGAGATTGTCGGGACGCTACAGCGGGAGTTCGGTGGTATCCAGCTAGAACATCTCGTTCAGTCGAGCGAACCGACAGAAGGGGAGACGGTTGTTGTCGACCGCGGACGGCTGACCGACCGACAGCGTGAGGTGCTGGAGACCGCCTACGAGATGGGCTACTTCGAGCACCCCAAGGGTGCAAACGCCGGCGAGGTCGCTGACGAACTCGGTATCAATTCGGCAACGCTCCGAGGCCATCTGTCGGCCGCACAGTCGAAGCTTCTGGATGAGATGCTCGCTTAA
- a CDS encoding MoaD/ThiS family protein translates to MDAGSDTSRVALDESAAGDCGGDAGGATTVTVRCTGHVRDTVGTHELEYTFEGRTLRAFLQAFFGDYDVEDLLIAETEAEATTSGWAPSDGDPPGAWAKNPEGEQTRSFARVAINGQFNEHLDGLNTELADGDRVSLLYPFMFCC, encoded by the coding sequence ATGGACGCTGGTAGCGATACTTCGAGGGTGGCGCTCGACGAAAGCGCCGCCGGCGACTGCGGCGGCGATGCCGGCGGCGCGACCACGGTCACGGTCCGCTGTACCGGACACGTCCGAGACACGGTCGGAACCCACGAGCTCGAATACACGTTTGAAGGACGGACGCTTCGGGCATTCCTGCAGGCGTTCTTTGGAGACTACGATGTTGAAGACCTGCTCATCGCGGAGACGGAAGCCGAGGCGACCACGAGCGGGTGGGCACCGAGCGACGGTGACCCACCGGGCGCGTGGGCGAAGAACCCGGAAGGCGAACAGACCCGTTCGTTCGCTCGGGTTGCCATCAACGGACAGTTCAACGAGCATCTGGACGGGTTGAACACTGAACTCGCCGACGGCGACCGTGTCTCGCTGCTGTATCCGTTCATGTTCTGCTGTTGA
- a CDS encoding DUF7560 family zinc ribbon protein, translated as MSQGDADATFVCPECRSEVPVTPPMRTALLDEGCVVCGAAVSADAFGTVATGRRESAPEARHPTHPE; from the coding sequence TCAAGGCGACGCCGACGCGACGTTCGTCTGTCCGGAGTGCCGCAGCGAGGTTCCGGTGACGCCGCCGATGCGGACGGCGCTGCTGGACGAGGGGTGTGTCGTCTGTGGGGCGGCGGTATCTGCCGACGCCTTCGGTACCGTTGCCACCGGGAGACGCGAAAGCGCGCCGGAGGCGAGACACCCTACGCATCCAGAATAG
- a CDS encoding DUF2249 domain-containing protein — protein MSESESFPVETWLDQLGGPVDVPMSFLDARELPPPEPLSQTLERLPELDDETVFVQLNDREPQFLYPKLDERGYTYETMSVDDGVVTAIWLSA, from the coding sequence ATGTCGGAAAGCGAGTCGTTTCCGGTGGAAACGTGGCTCGACCAGCTTGGCGGCCCCGTTGACGTGCCCATGTCGTTTCTCGACGCCCGCGAGCTACCGCCGCCGGAGCCGCTCTCGCAGACGTTGGAGCGGCTCCCGGAGCTCGACGACGAGACCGTCTTCGTTCAGTTGAACGACCGGGAGCCGCAGTTCCTCTATCCGAAGCTCGACGAGCGGGGCTACACGTACGAGACGATGTCTGTCGACGACGGCGTCGTGACGGCGATTTGGCTGAGCGCGTAG
- the mobB gene encoding molybdopterin-guanine dinucleotide biosynthesis protein B: protein MADADPLVQFADAATPPVVVTVAGPSDSGKTTLVVDLLAAIADDYRVGTVKSIHHDIEPDTPGKDTHKHRTAGAETAVGITPSYTFEVTPGGKADGEAQALAATLSRLAGRGFDLVLVEGFSEAPLPTIRVGDPAARDHAGTVIGTDDDSVAELVDRLEARIKTAGDA, encoded by the coding sequence ATGGCCGACGCCGACCCGCTTGTTCAGTTTGCTGACGCTGCAACGCCGCCCGTCGTCGTCACCGTCGCTGGTCCCAGCGACAGCGGCAAGACGACGCTTGTCGTCGACCTGCTTGCGGCCATCGCTGACGACTACCGTGTCGGGACGGTCAAATCAATCCACCACGACATTGAGCCGGATACGCCGGGCAAGGACACCCACAAGCACCGGACCGCCGGTGCCGAGACGGCCGTCGGAATTACGCCCAGCTATACGTTCGAAGTGACCCCCGGCGGCAAGGCCGACGGTGAAGCACAGGCGCTCGCGGCGACGCTCTCGCGGCTCGCCGGCCGCGGCTTTGACCTCGTTCTCGTAGAAGGATTCAGCGAAGCGCCGCTGCCGACGATTCGGGTCGGCGACCCCGCCGCCCGCGACCATGCGGGTACGGTCATCGGGACCGACGACGACTCGGTTGCAGAGCTGGTCGACCGGCTTGAGGCCCGCATTAAAACGGCTGGCGACGCTTAA
- a CDS encoding helix-turn-helix domain-containing protein, whose translation MSAGIRAEVRVDGGGSCPVAVASADAGTPTYSVARSVTGSDPDRVTEEFMLAAEGTPDAGTDLEAVFDYGSKTMYRFSRERGVGCPCEVIEVEDCPVVDIHTRDGNLHLVFHAADMETLQEVIFSLRERFPSVDVQRLLRDQHEAPEDNLILLDRSRLTDRQREVLETAHEMGYFEHPMGANAGEVADELDITTSTFSEHLAAAQSKLLDAILDA comes from the coding sequence ATGAGCGCGGGAATTCGTGCTGAGGTCCGCGTCGACGGTGGCGGGAGCTGTCCGGTCGCCGTCGCGTCCGCAGACGCCGGCACGCCGACGTATTCGGTCGCCCGCAGCGTCACCGGAAGCGACCCCGACCGCGTCACCGAGGAGTTCATGCTCGCCGCCGAGGGAACGCCTGACGCCGGAACTGACCTCGAAGCCGTCTTCGACTACGGTTCGAAGACGATGTACCGGTTCTCCCGCGAACGCGGTGTCGGCTGCCCCTGTGAGGTAATCGAGGTGGAGGACTGTCCTGTCGTCGACATCCACACGCGGGACGGGAACCTCCACCTCGTCTTCCATGCGGCCGACATGGAGACGCTGCAGGAGGTCATTTTCTCGCTCCGAGAGCGGTTTCCCTCCGTCGACGTACAGCGGCTCCTCCGTGACCAACACGAGGCACCCGAGGACAACCTGATACTCCTCGACCGGAGTCGGTTGACCGACCGACAGCGCGAGGTGCTGGAGACTGCCCACGAGATGGGCTACTTCGAACATCCCATGGGCGCAAACGCCGGCGAGGTCGCCGACGAACTCGATATCACCACCTCGACATTCTCCGAACACCTCGCGGCCGCACAGTCGAAGCTACTTGACGCTATTCTGGATGCGTAG
- a CDS encoding Htur_1727 family rSAM-partnered candidate RiPP yields MVERTERRRIDDGDRAPNGREWELFVRSDSEDPLRHVGSVRAPDADGAYELACRLFAWYAEDVWVCPSADVTRYTTTELTEDAPTVTPDAADGEPATGSESR; encoded by the coding sequence ATGGTCGAACGGACGGAGCGACGACGAATCGACGACGGCGACCGTGCCCCGAACGGCCGCGAATGGGAGCTGTTCGTCCGCAGCGACAGCGAAGACCCGCTCAGACACGTCGGGAGCGTTCGCGCCCCCGACGCCGACGGCGCATACGAGCTGGCGTGCCGCCTGTTTGCGTGGTACGCCGAGGACGTGTGGGTCTGTCCCAGCGCCGACGTGACCCGCTATACGACGACAGAGCTCACAGAGGACGCACCGACCGTCACGCCTGACGCCGCCGACGGTGAACCCGCAACGGGGAGTGAGAGCAGATGA